A genomic window from Salvia hispanica cultivar TCC Black 2014 chromosome 5, UniMelb_Shisp_WGS_1.0, whole genome shotgun sequence includes:
- the LOC125189706 gene encoding uncharacterized protein LOC125189706 — MEQEVVQELDHEQEQQVQGQGGRQRMSLALNTQEKNLIAQFLLQQSQAGVLPRGSFTEAAKRFNIHTRTAMRIWNISKQQMDRGEPVMMKGKATGYQHKDKLMLDTEKYRKLSMLERSTIRKVASKMEVSKTAIGRFIKNNELRPHTNAVKPTLTEANKIARMKWCLAHVQPTLAEGKLLYHSLHNIVHIDEKWFYMTKTSDRYYLLPDEDEPYRSCKSKRFITKVMFMAIVCRPLIGSDGEIIFDGKIGLFPFTEQVPAQRSSKNRPKGTLETKPIQSVNKEVMTACLINQIVPTIKAKWPANASKKIYIQQDNAKPHLRVADQQFEEITSTDGFEFHLISQPANSPDTNVLDLGYFRAIQSLQDDKIATNVDDLMRNVFTSFEELSPQTLNRVFITLQSCFTAILQVQGNNSYKIPHLNKDRLHRTVGLPLQLHVEEGLVRESLEYLQLPENNTGDTYDIGPLNNALGY; from the exons ATGGAGCAGGAGGTGGTCCAAGAGTTGGACCATGAGCAGGAGCAGCAGGTGCAGGGGCAAGGTGGAAGGCAGCGGATGTCATTAGCATTGAACACCCAAGAAAAAAATCTCATTGCACAGTTTCTTCTACAGCAAAGTCAAGCTGGAGTGCTGCCAAGAGGTTCATTTACAGAGGCAGCCAAAAGATTCAACATCCATACAAGGACAGCAATGAGAATTTGGAATATCAGCAAGCAGCAAATGGACAGAGGGGAACCTGTTATGATGAAAGGCAAAGCAACAggttatcaacacaaagataaACTCATGCTGGATACAGAAAAGTATAGAAAATTGTCCATGCTTGAGAGATCAACAATAAGAAAGGTTGCTTCTAAGATGGAGGTAAGCAAGACAGCAATTGGTAGATTTATTAAGAATAATGAGCTGAGACCTCATACAAATGCTGTCAAGCCTACACTGACTGAAGCCAACAAAATTGCAAGGATGAAATGGTGTCTTGCTCATGTTCAGCCAACATTGGCTGAAGGTAAACTTCTTTACCATTCATTGCACAATATTGTTCATATTGATGAGAAATGGTTCTACATGACCAAGACATCAGACAGATACTACCTTTTGCCGGATGAGGATGAGCCTTATAGGTCCTGTAAGTCCAAGAGATTCATCACTAAAGTGATGTTCATGGCTATTGTGTGTAGGCCACTTATTGGTAGTGATGGGGAAATCATATTTGATGGTAAAATAGGATTATTCCCATTCACAGAGCAAGTACCAGCTCAAAGAAGTTCAAAGAACAGGCCAAAAGGGACACTAGAGACAAAGCCAATTCAATCAGTGAATAAGGAAGTCATGACAGCATGTCTCATAAACCAG ATTGTACCAACAATCAAGGCCAAATGGCCAGCCAATGCAAGCAAGAAGATTTACATCCAGCAAGATAATGCCAAACCTCACCTAAGAGTTGCTGACCAACAGTTTGAGGAGATTACTAGTACTGATGGGTTTGAATTCCATCTAATTAGTCAACCAGCCAACTCCCCAGACACAAATGTATTAGACCTTGGGTATTTTAGGGCAATACAATCACTTCAAGATGACAAAATAGCCACCAATGTAGATGACTTGATGAGAAATGTGTTTACCTCATTTGAAGAACTCTCACCACAAACTCTTAATAGAGTGTTCATCACATTGCAGAGCTGCTTCACAGCAATATTACAAGTGCAGGGGAACAATAGCTACAAGATCCCTCACTTAAACAAGGACAGGTTGCACAGAACAGTGGGGCTACCTCTTCAACTTCATGTTGAAGAGGGTTTGGTCAGAGAGAGTTTGGAGTACCTACAGCTGCCTGAGAACAATACTGGAGACACATATGACATAGGGCCTCTTAACAATGCTTTAGGGTACTAG
- the LOC125186060 gene encoding geraniol synthase, chloroplastic-like: protein MSCARSTTVSLILSQTLCRSQKALIPRQAAGAAIPLRRFSICHSAVTSPPPPIVNGSAAPQLQKLVIPEEKREYLIEKTIQKLQTSTEQLQLIDHIQRLGIGYHLEDMIDAILQLQCSAFSTEDDLFTTALRFRLLRQAGFHVSTDVLLKFKGESDKFKESLREDTIGLLSLYEASNMGAQVEEILEEAMEFAERSLLEGEGRVSDEVGRALKVPSHKRMARLEARRFIEEYGNRSDHDRDLLELAILDYNHVQAQHQAELAELTRWWKQLGLVEKLRFGRDRPLECFLWTVGLLPNPKYSTCRIQLAKAIAILLVIDDIFDTYGKMDELILFTNAIKRWDLEAMETLPEYMKVCYMALYNTTNDICYTVLKDTGWTVLPYLKATWIDMIEGFMVEAKWFNGGNAPNLEEYIENGVSTAGAYMALVHLFFLIGEGVTDQNASLLRQKPYPKVFSSAGRILRLWDDLGTAKEEQERGDLASGIPLFMKENNLATEEAARSGMLEEIFQLWKDLNGELINNNTLPFSIIKVALNMARASQVIYNHQQHTYSLSVDNYVQALFFTPLTSS, encoded by the exons ATGTCTTGTGCAAGGAGCACCACCGTATCATTAATCTTGTCACAAACGTTGTGTCGTTCCCAAAAGGCCTTAATTCCACGGCAAGCAGCCGGCGCCGCAATTCCTCTCCGCCGCTTCTCCATCTGCCACTCAGCTGTGACATCTCCGCCGCCTCCCATCGTCAATGGGAGCGCCGCTCCACAGCTTCAAAAACTG GTGATTCCAgaggagaagagagaatatttaATAGAGAAGACTATCCAAAAACTGCAGACAAGCACCGAGCAACTCCAACTCATTGACCACATCCAACGGCTAGGAATCGGTTACCACTTGGAAGATATGATCGACGCCATACTGCAGCTCCAATGCTCTGCTTTCTCCACCGAAGATGACCTCTTCACCACTGCCCTGCGCTTCCGTCTGCTCCGCCAGGCTGGCTTCCACGTCAGCACCg ATGTGTTGCTGAAGTTTAAGGGCGAAAGCGATAAGTTTAAAGAATCCTTGAGAGAGGACACGATAGGGTTACTGAGCTTGTACGAAGCATCAAATATGGGGGCTCAAGTGGAAGAAATCTTGGAGGAAGCTATGGAGTTTGCGGAACGATCACTGCTAGAGGGTGAGGGTCGGGTTAGTGATGAGGTGGGACGGGCCCTAAAGGTGCCGAGCCATAAGAGGATGGCTAGGTTGGAGGCCAGGCGATTCATTGAGGAATATGGCAACCGGAGTGATCATGATAGAGACCTTTTGGAGCTTGCTATTTTGGATTATAACCATGTCCAAGCTCAACACCAAGCAGAACTTGCTGAACTTACAAG GTGGTGGAAACAGCTAGGGTTGGTGGAGAAGTTAAGATTTGGGAGAGATAGGCCATTGGAATGCTTTTTGTGGACAGTAGGGCTTCTCCCTAACCCAAAATACTCAACCTGCAGAATACAGTTGGCCAAGGCCATAGCTATTCTATTAGTCATTGATGATATTTTCGACACCTATGGCAAAATGGATGAACTAATCCTCTTCACCAATGCAATTAAAAG ATGGGATCTTGAAGCAATGGAGACCCTCCCCGAGTACATGAAAGTATGTTACATGGCATTGTACAACACTACCAACGACATTTGCTACACGGTGCTCAAGGACACCGGCTGGACTGTCCTCCCCTACCTTAAAGCTACG TGGATAGACATGATTGAAGGTTTCATGGTGGAGGCAAAGTGGTTCAATGGTGGGAATGCACCAAACTTGGAAGAGTACATAGAGAATGGAGTATCAACGGCGGGGGCATACATGGCTCTGGTGCACCTATTCTTTCTAATAGGAGAAGGTGTAACCGACCAAAACGCCTCACTTTTGAGGCAGAAACCCTATCCCAAGGTATTCTCCTCGGCAGGGCGAATTCTTCGCCTCTGGGACGATCTTGGGACTGCCAAGGAGGAGCAAGAGCGTGGGGATCTGGCATCGGGCATACCGTTGTTTATGAAAGAGAACAATTTGGCAACAGAGGAGGCAGCAAGAAGTGGAATGTTGGAAGAGATATTCCAACTATGGAAGGATCTCAATGGAGAGCTCATCAACAATAACACATTGCCCTTTTCTATCATCAAAGTTGCGCTTAACATGGCACGAGCTTCCCAAGTGATCTACAACCATCAACAACACACCTATTCTTTGAGTGTCGACAATTATGTTCAAGCCCTCTTCTTCACTCCTCTTACTTCCtcttaa